Proteins found in one Hevea brasiliensis isolate MT/VB/25A 57/8 chromosome 18, ASM3005281v1, whole genome shotgun sequence genomic segment:
- the LOC131176077 gene encoding polyubiquitin 8-like isoform X1, which yields MEVTVVYPEGNFSLMIPGYDQNPTILHVKQRIQQLIHVEPQWQGLSFNGESLRDSIRVQDYGIEQGSVIFLIRFLQVSLVYEALQFQVLITEQTKGIFLKDQAKNYFGLAIEEQVLFLNGQVLEDLANVGYYPNINIIVHKTYSIWILGGVGEIYECIVHPYMNVLSLKLILHHKYGIELTSIKLKKPGSNWFLTDQTTLWGAGIRANDAIHLFY from the exons ATGGAGGTAACAGTTGTCTACCCTGAAGGCAACTTCTCTTTGATGATTCCAGGATATGATCAAAATCCAACAATTCTTCACGTTAAACAGAGGATTCAGCAATTGATTCATGTTGAACCACAGTGGCAAGGCCTCTCTTTTAATGGAGAGTCGCTACGGGATTCAATAAGAGTGCAAGATTATGGGATTGAACAAGGCTCTGTAATTTTTCTCATTCGG TTTTTGCAGGTTAGTCTAGTCTATGAAGCTCTTCAGTTCCAAGTATTGATTACTGaacaaacaaagggcattttccTTAAAGACCAAGCTAAGAATTATTTTGGTTTGGCAATAGAGGAACAAGTGTTGTTTTTAAATGGGCAGGTGTTGGAAGACTTAGCAAATGTAGGATATTATCCAAACATTAATATCATTGTCCATAAGACTTATAGTATCTGGATCTTAGGTGGAGTCGGCGAGATTTATGAATGTATTGTTCATCCTTATATGAACGTACTATCCTTGAAGCTGATCCTTCATCACAAATATGGTATTGAACTCACCAGCATCAAACTCAAAAAACCTGGAAGTAACTGGTTTTTGACTGATCAAACCACTCTGTGGGGTGCTGGAATTAGAGCCAATGATGCAATTCACTTGTTCTACTAG
- the LOC131176077 gene encoding uncharacterized protein LOC131176077 isoform X2, with the protein MEVTVVYPEGNFSLMIPGYDQNPTILHVKQRIQQLIHVEPQWQGLSFNGESLRDSIRVQDYGIEQGSVIFLIRVSLVYEALQFQVLITEQTKGIFLKDQAKNYFGLAIEEQVLFLNGQVLEDLANVGYYPNINIIVHKTYSIWILGGVGEIYECIVHPYMNVLSLKLILHHKYGIELTSIKLKKPGSNWFLTDQTTLWGAGIRANDAIHLFY; encoded by the exons ATGGAGGTAACAGTTGTCTACCCTGAAGGCAACTTCTCTTTGATGATTCCAGGATATGATCAAAATCCAACAATTCTTCACGTTAAACAGAGGATTCAGCAATTGATTCATGTTGAACCACAGTGGCAAGGCCTCTCTTTTAATGGAGAGTCGCTACGGGATTCAATAAGAGTGCAAGATTATGGGATTGAACAAGGCTCTGTAATTTTTCTCATTCGG GTTAGTCTAGTCTATGAAGCTCTTCAGTTCCAAGTATTGATTACTGaacaaacaaagggcattttccTTAAAGACCAAGCTAAGAATTATTTTGGTTTGGCAATAGAGGAACAAGTGTTGTTTTTAAATGGGCAGGTGTTGGAAGACTTAGCAAATGTAGGATATTATCCAAACATTAATATCATTGTCCATAAGACTTATAGTATCTGGATCTTAGGTGGAGTCGGCGAGATTTATGAATGTATTGTTCATCCTTATATGAACGTACTATCCTTGAAGCTGATCCTTCATCACAAATATGGTATTGAACTCACCAGCATCAAACTCAAAAAACCTGGAAGTAACTGGTTTTTGACTGATCAAACCACTCTGTGGGGTGCTGGAATTAGAGCCAATGATGCAATTCACTTGTTCTACTAG